A single region of the Pseudomonas sp. GGS8 genome encodes:
- a CDS encoding PA5502 family lipoprotein — protein MKPFASRYLLLVAFSLLLGACQSTPPAATEAPDARATAIAQLEQSLASSELATAEDQLAALQAESPNDQSLEQYQRQLAEAYLLRSQIVLQKGDVNAAATALSRARVLMPKAPALTGGVNNAIVHARKAELDKAEAALKAAEAKPQAKVIDPTAESTTVALNLTDMSKLRRQLDAIATDVVNYQCDVSIQVPRTQDYPWLATLLTKRVKKLDSGFDLKLQKQILRNIPAQMVLSPRKP, from the coding sequence ATGAAGCCGTTCGCCTCCCGTTATCTGCTCCTTGTCGCATTTTCGCTGTTACTGGGTGCTTGCCAAAGCACGCCACCGGCGGCCACCGAGGCCCCCGATGCGCGGGCCACGGCTATTGCACAACTGGAACAAAGCCTGGCCAGCAGCGAGCTGGCCACCGCCGAGGACCAATTGGCGGCCTTGCAGGCCGAGTCGCCCAACGATCAATCCCTTGAGCAATACCAGCGGCAATTGGCCGAAGCCTATTTGCTGCGCAGCCAGATCGTGCTGCAAAAAGGTGATGTGAATGCCGCGGCCACTGCGCTCAGCCGTGCCAGGGTGTTGATGCCCAAGGCCCCGGCGCTGACCGGTGGCGTTAACAATGCGATTGTTCATGCACGCAAGGCTGAACTGGATAAAGCCGAAGCGGCCCTCAAGGCTGCCGAAGCCAAACCGCAGGCCAAAGTGATCGACCCGACGGCTGAAAGCACGACGGTGGCGTTGAACCTCACCGACATGAGCAAACTTCGTCGCCAACTGGATGCCATCGCCACCGATGTGGTGAATTATCAGTGCGACGTGAGCATTCAGGTTCCCCGCACCCAGGATTACCCTTGGCTGGCCACGTTGCTGACCAAACGGGTGAAGAAGCTGGATTCGGGGTTTGATCTGAAGCTGCAGAAGCAGATTCTGCGCAACATTCCGGCGCAGATGGTTTTGAGCCCTCGCAAGCCCTAA
- the znuB gene encoding zinc ABC transporter permease subunit ZnuB, which yields MADFLLFALLAGLALALVAGPLGSFVVWRRMAYFGDTLSHAALLGVALGFLLDVSPTVAVTVGCLLLAVLLVTLQQRQPLASDTLLGILAPSTLSLGLVVLSFMHEVRIDLMAYLFGDLLAISPTDLAWILGGSAVVLALLVTLWRPLLAITVHEELAKVEGLPVAALRLVLMLLIAVVIAVAMKIVGVLLITSLLIIPAAAAQRHARSPEQMALGASLLGMLAVCGGLALSWFKDTPAGPSIVVAAAALFLLSFVLPRRGV from the coding sequence ATGGCTGATTTTCTGCTCTTCGCCCTGCTTGCAGGTTTGGCCCTGGCGCTGGTCGCGGGCCCGCTGGGTTCGTTCGTGGTCTGGCGGCGCATGGCTTATTTCGGCGACACCCTGTCTCACGCCGCCCTGCTTGGCGTAGCGCTGGGCTTTCTGCTGGATGTCAGCCCGACCGTGGCTGTCACCGTAGGCTGCCTGTTGCTGGCAGTGTTGCTGGTAACGCTGCAACAACGGCAACCATTGGCCTCCGACACGCTGTTGGGCATTCTCGCACCGAGCACGCTCTCTCTGGGGCTGGTGGTACTAAGCTTCATGCATGAAGTACGGATCGACCTGATGGCCTATCTGTTCGGCGACCTGCTGGCGATCAGCCCGACCGATCTGGCCTGGATCCTCGGCGGTAGCGCGGTGGTGCTGGCACTGCTGGTCACACTGTGGCGACCCTTGCTGGCGATCACCGTGCACGAAGAACTGGCCAAGGTTGAAGGTTTGCCGGTGGCGGCGTTGCGTTTGGTGCTGATGTTGCTGATCGCCGTGGTGATCGCAGTGGCGATGAAAATCGTCGGCGTGTTGCTGATTACTTCGTTACTGATTATTCCGGCAGCTGCGGCACAGCGTCACGCCCGCTCGCCGGAGCAGATGGCACTGGGCGCGAGCCTGCTGGGCATGCTTGCGGTGTGTGGCGGACTGGCGTTGTCCTGGTTCAAGGACACCCCGGCCGGCCCGTCGATTGTGGTGGCGGCCGCCGCGCTGTTTCTGCTGAGTTTTGTCCTGCCCCGTCGAGGGGTGTAG